A window of the Butyricimonas virosa genome harbors these coding sequences:
- a CDS encoding TlpA disulfide reductase family protein encodes MNKMTFIGWIGLTALACQSNTEGYQIKGNIEGAGNGIAIMTLPVGREEPTTGDTVKMKNGVFTFTGKLEAPSWVSIQVCPDKEKPASCGFIGENNTITLAGKWADVLDQYGYRSIPNVNVTGSLNEKIYQEISNVREKLMQEPRFKEYAEVQTKLNELHNGEDKEAFYKYQAETEAITEEFSNEVRKQQKELILKNDTIEAVAYYLNFLQNDMELAELEQVFKALSPKVQNSSFAKDVRVEIAARIRVQPGMPAPDFTLETPDGTKLSLSDLRGKYVILDFWASWCRPCRASFPEMKKLYAEYHKKGVEILGVTNDSRKNDWLKALEEDQLPWLQVIDEFPIPHTPAKVATLYAIPYLPTLMLIAPDGKIVGKAKDKHELKTWLDERLAKKK; translated from the coding sequence ATGAACAAAATGACATTTATCGGATGGATCGGGTTAACCGCATTAGCCTGTCAATCCAACACGGAAGGTTACCAAATCAAAGGTAACATTGAAGGTGCCGGAAACGGGATCGCAATCATGACACTCCCCGTCGGAAGAGAAGAACCTACTACTGGCGACACGGTAAAAATGAAAAACGGAGTCTTTACTTTCACGGGAAAATTAGAAGCCCCCTCTTGGGTCAGCATCCAAGTTTGTCCGGACAAGGAAAAACCGGCATCTTGTGGTTTTATCGGAGAAAACAACACAATCACTCTCGCTGGAAAATGGGCTGATGTTCTCGACCAATACGGGTATCGGAGTATTCCGAATGTTAACGTGACAGGTTCATTAAACGAAAAAATATACCAGGAAATCAGTAACGTTCGGGAAAAATTGATGCAAGAACCCCGCTTTAAGGAATACGCAGAAGTACAAACTAAATTGAATGAACTCCATAATGGTGAGGATAAAGAAGCCTTCTACAAGTATCAAGCAGAAACCGAGGCAATAACCGAAGAATTCAGCAATGAGGTTCGGAAGCAACAAAAAGAATTGATCCTGAAAAATGACACGATAGAAGCAGTAGCATACTATTTAAATTTCCTTCAGAATGACATGGAGTTAGCTGAATTGGAACAAGTATTCAAGGCCTTATCTCCTAAAGTACAAAACAGTTCATTCGCTAAAGATGTTAGAGTGGAAATTGCAGCAAGAATTCGTGTACAACCAGGTATGCCGGCCCCGGACTTCACGTTGGAAACACCCGACGGGACAAAATTATCCCTATCCGATTTGCGAGGTAAATACGTGATTCTGGATTTCTGGGCCTCTTGGTGTCGTCCTTGCAGAGCCTCTTTCCCTGAAATGAAGAAACTCTACGCTGAATACCATAAAAAAGGGGTTGAAATACTCGGAGTCACGAATGATAGCCGGAAAAACGACTGGTTGAAAGCACTGGAAGAAGATCAACTTCCCTGGCTGCAAGTCATAGATGAATTCCCTATCCCCCATACCCCGGCGAAAGTGGCCACTCTCTATGCTATCCCCTATCTCCCCACGTTGATGCTGATCGCCCCGGACGGTAAAATCGTGGGAAAAGCGAAAGACAAGCACGAGCTGAAAACGTGGCTGGACGAACGGTTGGCGAAAAAGAAATAA
- a CDS encoding TlpA disulfide reductase family protein: protein MLKKSLFFIVVLLLSTTILHAQNNKFTLRGEIKGMTSGHLLFGYTDNNEQYVQKNVPVKNGKFQLEGMISEPTNMSLRLDSTVRYMDDPNLTDFWIEASDMQLEIVVGKFKEFKLSGSKTNEEEQELNRQQAPIREEMRPLTEAYKAEKDHEKAAAIRDQFEPYNERMDVITDEFIKTHPDSYLSPYLMRFRLMSLPVGQVENAYNHWTERVKNSRSGKEIAEEIKKLKQGSPGSPATMFNRKDINDKMLNLEELKGKKYILLDFWASWCIPCRKGNPHLKELYKKYAPEGFEIVCIASDDTKPQAWRKAVEEDGIGNFRHVLSGIKRTAEGYDKSEDIGEWYGIHTLPTKILIDKNGIIIGRYGGGGEPQENLDQKLIEIFGK, encoded by the coding sequence ATGTTAAAGAAATCACTGTTTTTTATTGTCGTGCTCTTACTAAGCACGACAATACTCCACGCACAAAATAATAAATTCACGCTACGCGGAGAAATAAAAGGAATGACGTCCGGCCATCTCCTATTTGGTTATACAGACAATAACGAACAGTACGTACAAAAGAATGTTCCGGTAAAAAATGGAAAGTTCCAACTGGAAGGAATGATTTCCGAACCGACAAATATGTCATTAAGATTGGATTCAACCGTTCGCTACATGGATGACCCGAATCTCACAGACTTCTGGATCGAGGCCTCCGATATGCAATTGGAAATTGTCGTTGGAAAATTCAAAGAGTTCAAGCTTTCCGGTTCGAAAACAAACGAGGAAGAACAAGAACTAAATCGTCAGCAAGCACCAATCCGGGAAGAGATGCGACCACTTACAGAAGCTTATAAAGCAGAAAAAGACCATGAAAAGGCCGCAGCCATCCGTGACCAATTTGAACCTTATAACGAGCGTATGGACGTGATCACGGATGAGTTTATCAAAACCCATCCCGACTCTTATCTATCCCCTTACCTCATGCGTTTCCGGTTGATGTCGTTACCTGTCGGTCAAGTTGAAAACGCTTACAATCATTGGACAGAACGAGTGAAAAACAGCCGCTCCGGTAAAGAGATCGCAGAAGAGATAAAAAAACTAAAACAAGGTTCTCCCGGAAGTCCCGCAACCATGTTTAACCGGAAAGACATTAACGACAAAATGCTCAATCTTGAAGAGCTAAAAGGCAAAAAATACATTCTCCTAGATTTCTGGGCAAGCTGGTGTATCCCGTGTCGTAAGGGGAATCCGCATCTCAAAGAGCTATACAAGAAATATGCCCCCGAAGGATTCGAGATTGTGTGTATCGCATCTGACGACACGAAACCACAGGCTTGGCGAAAAGCAGTCGAGGAAGATGGAATCGGGAACTTCCGTCACGTGTTAAGCGGTATAAAACGTACAGCCGAAGGATATGACAAAAGCGAAGATATTGGAGAATGGTACGGTATTCACACGCTACCCACGAAAATTCTAATTGATAAAAACGGAATCATCATCGGTCGTTACGGCGGAGGTGGTGAGCCACAAGAAAACTTAGATCAAAAACTAATTGAAATATTTGGAAAATGA